The following are encoded in a window of Castanea sativa cultivar Marrone di Chiusa Pesio chromosome 5, ASM4071231v1 genomic DNA:
- the LOC142633812 gene encoding protein RALF-like 19: MEVKACLIILLLALVVVAESTPYIHEASSWGLTKYGTCDGAIGECIGEEDEMLMDSHPSRMLRRRRQRYISYGALRANSVPCGRRGHSYYNCQRRQRANPYRRGCNIITHCARITG, translated from the coding sequence ATGGAGGTTAAGGCTTGTTTGATAATCCTCCTCCTTGCATTGGTCGTGGTGGCTGAATCAACTCCTTATATCCATGAGGCTAGCAGTTGGGGTCTGACCAAGTATGGCACATGCGATGGTGCAATTGGTGAATGCATTGGAGAGGAGGATGAGATGTTGATGGATTCTCATCCTAGCCGAATGCTTAGACGCCGACGCCAGAGGTATATAAGCTATGGAGCTCTCAGGGCCAACTCCGTCCCATGTGGTCGCCGCGGTCACTCCTACTACAATTGTCAAAGGAGGCAAAGGGCTAATCCTTACAGACGCGGTTGCAACATCATTACACATTGTGCAAGGATCACTGGTTGA